The following are from one region of the Fusobacterium perfoetens genome:
- the rpoZ gene encoding DNA-directed RNA polymerase subunit omega, producing MKTEITYDGLLEKIPNKYILTITTGKRMRELIKGKPLLVKANKKDTLMKKVFKELVEGKITYTYEKDQVEE from the coding sequence ATGAAAACTGAAATAACTTATGATGGACTTTTAGAAAAAATACCTAACAAATACATACTAACAATAACTACTGGAAAAAGAATGAGAGAATTAATAAAAGGAAAACCTCTTTTAGTAAAAGCTAATAAAAAAGATACTTTAATGAAAAAAGTATTTAAAGAATTAGTTGAGGGAAAAATAACTTATACTTATGAGAAAGATCAAGTTGAAGAATAA
- the gmk gene encoding guanylate kinase produces the protein MSKGHLFVVSGPSGAGKSTICRLVRKMLNINLATSATTRKPRVGEVDGKDYYFLTIPEFEKRLANGEFLEYAKVHENYYGTLKSEVESRLANGENVILEIDVQGGLQVKEKYPDANMIFFKTPTRKELEERLRGRKTDSEETIQLRLKNSLEELKYEEKYDTSIVNYTVEKSCEELINIIKSKGEMK, from the coding sequence ATGAGTAAAGGACATTTGTTTGTAGTTTCAGGACCAAGTGGAGCAGGAAAATCTACAATATGTAGACTTGTTAGGAAGATGTTAAATATAAACTTAGCTACTTCTGCTACAACTAGAAAACCAAGAGTTGGAGAAGTAGACGGGAAAGATTATTATTTTTTAACAATACCTGAATTTGAAAAAAGATTAGCTAATGGAGAATTTTTGGAATATGCTAAAGTTCATGAAAATTATTATGGAACTTTAAAATCAGAAGTTGAAAGTCGTTTAGCTAATGGAGAAAATGTTATTCTTGAAATAGATGTACAAGGTGGATTGCAAGTAAAAGAAAAATATCCAGATGCTAATATGATATTTTTTAAAACTCCAACTAGAAAAGAATTGGAAGAAAGACTTAGAGGAAGAAAAACTGACAGCGAAGAAACAATTCAATTAAGACTAAAAAATTCTTTAGAAGAATTAAAATATGAAGAAAAATATGATACTTCTATAGTTAATTACACTGTTGAAAAATCTTGTGAAGAGTTAATAAATATTATTAAAAGTAAAGGAGAGATGAAATAA
- a CDS encoding YicC/YloC family endoribonuclease: MRSMTGYSKISYQSEDFVIDMEIKSVNNKNLNLKIKMPTVLNFLESKIRTNVGEKVTRGSIDLKIDFEDRRDLDNLFEYDEKICEAYLKVLTDMEERFNDKFTNKMDYLIRNFNVIKRKENDTNDYEEIIISKLDELLDEFLVFKDTEGARLKEYFLERLAFIKERVEIIKKHKEQVVGIYKEKLLKRLDSIRGEVTFNEEDILKEILLFTDRSDISEEISRLDSHLKQLEIELTSSEKVVGKKIDFILQEIFRELNTTGVKCSSYEISKIVVECKNEIEKIREQAMNIE; encoded by the coding sequence ATGAGAAGTATGACTGGTTACTCAAAAATCTCATATCAAAGTGAAGACTTTGTAATAGATATGGAGATTAAGAGTGTAAATAATAAAAATCTCAATTTAAAAATAAAAATGCCTACTGTCTTGAACTTTCTAGAAAGTAAAATAAGAACCAATGTAGGAGAAAAAGTAACAAGAGGTAGCATAGATTTAAAAATAGATTTTGAAGATAGAAGAGATTTAGATAATCTTTTTGAATATGATGAAAAAATCTGTGAAGCTTATCTAAAAGTTTTAACTGATATGGAAGAAAGATTTAATGATAAGTTCACTAATAAAATGGATTATCTAATAAGAAATTTCAATGTTATCAAAAGAAAAGAAAATGATACTAACGATTATGAAGAGATTATTATTTCAAAACTTGATGAATTACTTGATGAGTTTTTAGTATTTAAAGATACTGAGGGAGCAAGATTAAAAGAATATTTCTTAGAAAGACTTGCTTTTATAAAAGAAAGAGTTGAGATAATAAAAAAACATAAAGAACAAGTGGTAGGAATATATAAAGAAAAACTTTTAAAAAGACTTGATTCAATAAGAGGAGAAGTAACTTTTAATGAAGAAGATATTTTAAAAGAGATACTTCTTTTTACAGATAGAAGTGATATTTCAGAAGAAATTTCAAGACTTGATAGTCATCTAAAACAATTAGAAATAGAACTTACTTCATCTGAAAAAGTAGTAGGAAAGAAAATAGATTTTATACTTCAAGAGATATTTAGAGAATTAAATACTACAGGGGTAAAATGTAGTTCATATGAAATATCTAAAATAGTTGTTGAATGTAAAAATGAAATAGAAAAAATAAGAGAACAAGCGATGAATATAGAGTAG